A genomic segment from Paenibacillus sp. FSL K6-1096 encodes:
- a CDS encoding response regulator has protein sequence MEKKKVLIVDDQNGIRILLMEVFNSEGYATFQAANGKMALDIVRTESPDMVLLDMKIPGMDGLEILKHLKELNPSIKVIMMTAYGELDMIKEATKLGALMHFTKPFDIDEMRVAVNMHLHNKSVDQCS, from the coding sequence ATGGAAAAGAAGAAAGTATTAATCGTCGACGATCAGAATGGAATCCGGATTCTTCTCATGGAAGTATTCAATAGTGAAGGTTATGCCACCTTTCAGGCAGCTAACGGAAAAATGGCGCTGGACATCGTCAGGACCGAGTCGCCGGATATGGTTCTTCTGGACATGAAGATTCCTGGAATGGACGGGCTGGAGATCCTTAAGCATCTGAAGGAGCTGAATCCGTCAATCAAGGTCATTATGATGACCGCCTACGGGGAACTCGACATGATCAAGGAAGCCACCAAGCTGGGCGCCCTGATGCACTTCACCAAGCCGTTTGATATCGATGAGATGCGTGTCGCCGTCAATATGCACCTGCACAACAAATCGGTAGACCAATGCAGCTAG
- the fba gene encoding class II fructose-1,6-bisphosphate aldolase: protein MPLVSMTDMLSKALEGKYAVGQFNINNLEWTQAILGAAEEEKSPVILGVSEGAARHMGGFNTVVKMVEGLIQDMKITVPVAIHLDHGSSFDKCKEAIDAGFTSVMIDGSHHPIDENIEMTKKVVEYAHAKGVSVEAEVGTVGGQEDDVIGGIQYADLNECVRIVKETGIDTLAPALGSVHGPYHGEPNLGFKEMEEICNAVKLPLVLHGGTGIPLHDIQKSISLGTSKINVNTENQIAFAKVVREVLAAKPDAYDPRTFIAPGREAIKQTVIGKIREFGSSNKA, encoded by the coding sequence ATGCCATTAGTATCTATGACAGACATGTTATCCAAAGCACTTGAAGGAAAATATGCGGTTGGCCAGTTCAACATCAATAACCTGGAGTGGACTCAAGCGATTCTTGGTGCAGCAGAAGAAGAGAAGTCACCGGTAATCCTTGGTGTATCCGAAGGCGCAGCCCGTCACATGGGCGGATTCAATACGGTAGTGAAGATGGTTGAAGGTCTGATTCAGGACATGAAGATCACCGTTCCTGTAGCGATTCACCTGGACCACGGTTCCAGCTTTGACAAATGTAAAGAAGCTATCGATGCCGGATTCACTTCCGTTATGATCGACGGCTCCCACCATCCAATCGACGAGAACATTGAAATGACTAAGAAAGTCGTTGAATATGCTCACGCCAAAGGCGTATCTGTAGAAGCAGAGGTAGGTACTGTAGGCGGACAGGAAGATGACGTTATCGGCGGCATTCAGTATGCTGACCTTAACGAATGCGTACGCATCGTTAAAGAGACCGGCATTGACACCCTGGCTCCTGCACTTGGCTCCGTACACGGCCCTTACCATGGCGAGCCTAACCTGGGATTCAAGGAAATGGAAGAGATCTGCAATGCAGTTAAGCTTCCGCTCGTGCTGCACGGCGGTACTGGTATTCCATTGCATGATATCCAGAAGTCCATCTCCCTGGGAACTTCCAAGATCAACGTGAACACTGAGAACCAGATTGCATTCGCTAAGGTTGTCCGTGAAGTGCTTGCTGCTAAGCCTGATGCTTACGACCCGCGTACATTCATCGCACCGGGCCGCGAAGCGATCAAGCAGACCGTTATCGGCAAAATCCGTGAGTTCGGCTCCAGCAACAAAGCCTAA
- a CDS encoding UDP-N-acetylglucosamine 1-carboxyvinyltransferase, whose amino-acid sequence MEKLMIGGGRPLEGVVTISGAKNSAIALIPAAILAESEVVLDNLPALSDVAVYSEILEELGANVSWTGSQMRIDPSRIVSIPMPNGPVKKLRASYYMMGALLGRFKEATIGLPGGCNFEPRPIDQHIKGFEALGATVTNDHGSIHLYAKELRGAKIYLDVSSVGATINIMLAASRAKGSTIIENAAKEPEIIDVATLLNSMGAVIKGAGTETIRIEGVNEMHGCRHSIIPDRIQAGTYMIAAAATRGNVLIDNVIPKHLEALTAKLLEMGVDIEELDESIRVIGRPSYEHVDVKALIYPGFATDLQSPMTSILTQAEGVSVLSDFVYSNRFKHVPELVRMGAKIRVEGRSAIIEGGKLNAAKVKAADLRAGAALVIAGLTVEEGITEVTGVEFIDRGYDNLVSNLRNLGAEVWREHE is encoded by the coding sequence ATGGAAAAGTTAATGATAGGCGGCGGACGTCCACTAGAGGGTGTTGTAACCATCAGCGGGGCCAAGAATAGCGCCATTGCGCTCATTCCTGCGGCAATTCTGGCGGAGTCTGAAGTGGTGCTGGATAATCTGCCTGCGCTTAGCGATGTTGCCGTGTACTCCGAGATTCTGGAGGAGCTGGGCGCAAATGTGTCGTGGACAGGCAGCCAGATGAGAATTGATCCCTCCCGCATCGTCTCCATTCCCATGCCGAACGGACCGGTTAAGAAACTCCGGGCCTCTTACTATATGATGGGCGCCCTGCTGGGCCGTTTCAAGGAAGCGACCATTGGCCTGCCCGGCGGCTGCAATTTCGAGCCCCGTCCGATTGACCAGCATATCAAAGGCTTTGAAGCGCTTGGTGCAACGGTTACCAATGACCACGGCTCCATTCACCTGTATGCCAAAGAACTGCGCGGCGCCAAGATCTACCTGGACGTATCCAGTGTGGGCGCCACCATTAATATCATGCTCGCGGCTTCCCGTGCCAAAGGCTCTACAATTATCGAAAATGCGGCTAAAGAGCCTGAGATTATAGATGTAGCTACCCTGCTCAACTCCATGGGCGCTGTGATTAAAGGCGCCGGCACTGAAACCATCCGGATCGAAGGCGTAAATGAGATGCACGGCTGCCGCCATTCCATCATTCCTGACCGCATTCAAGCCGGAACATACATGATTGCCGCTGCAGCAACGCGGGGCAATGTGCTGATTGATAACGTGATTCCCAAGCATCTGGAGGCGCTGACCGCCAAGCTGCTGGAGATGGGAGTAGACATAGAAGAACTGGATGAGAGCATCAGGGTGATCGGCAGACCCTCTTACGAGCATGTTGATGTCAAGGCATTGATATATCCCGGCTTCGCCACGGACCTGCAATCGCCGATGACCAGCATCCTTACCCAGGCTGAGGGAGTCAGCGTCCTGAGCGATTTCGTATACAGCAACCGGTTCAAGCATGTGCCTGAGCTGGTCCGTATGGGCGCCAAGATCCGGGTGGAAGGACGTTCGGCGATTATTGAAGGCGGCAAGCTGAATGCGGCCAAGGTCAAGGCTGCCGATCTCCGGGCAGGAGCAGCGCTGGTAATCGCCGGGCTTACCGTTGAGGAAGGCATTACTGAAGTAACGGGCGTGGAATTCATCGACCGCGGATATGACAACCTCGTAAGCAATCTGCGCAATTTGGGAGCCGAAGTCTGGCGCGAGCACGAATAA
- the rho gene encoding transcription termination factor Rho, which yields MDLQISDLEEMKLTDLYKLAKKYQIPYYGTLKKRELIFAILRAQAEQSGLMFMEGVLEILPEGYGFLRPINYLPSAEDIYISASQIRKFDLRSGDLVSGKCRTPKENERYFGLLQVNAVNGENPASAAERLHFPALTPLYPQDKLPLETSPTHLSTRIMDLLAPVGLGQRGLIVAPPKAGKTLLLKEIANSISTNNPEIALFVLLIDERPEEVTDMQRSVKGEVVASTFDELPENHIKVAELVLQRALRLVEHKKDVVILLDSITRLARAYNLVVPPSGRTLSGGIDPAAFHRPKRFFGSARNVEEGGSLTILATALVDTGSRMDDIIYEEFKGTGNMELHLDRKLAERRIFPAIDIRRSGTRREEVLLSKEELDTIWSIRKNMNESYDFVEGFLKKLRDSKTNAEFLASFDVAGNKESQSASGTASKGGTSNSGASARRTTRPKAPTVPTT from the coding sequence ATGGATCTTCAAATTTCCGATCTGGAAGAAATGAAGCTGACCGATCTGTATAAGCTGGCTAAGAAATACCAGATTCCTTACTACGGGACGCTTAAGAAGCGGGAGCTGATCTTCGCGATTCTCCGCGCGCAGGCCGAACAGAGCGGCCTGATGTTCATGGAAGGCGTGCTTGAGATTCTGCCGGAGGGCTACGGCTTCCTCAGACCGATTAACTATCTGCCGAGTGCCGAGGATATCTATATCTCTGCTTCGCAGATCCGCAAGTTCGACCTTAGAAGCGGTGACCTGGTCTCCGGGAAATGCCGGACGCCCAAAGAGAATGAACGCTACTTCGGACTCCTGCAGGTCAATGCCGTCAACGGCGAGAATCCGGCAAGCGCAGCGGAACGGCTGCATTTTCCAGCGCTGACACCACTGTATCCGCAAGACAAGCTGCCGCTTGAGACATCCCCAACCCATCTATCTACCCGTATCATGGACTTGCTTGCTCCGGTAGGCCTGGGGCAGCGCGGTTTGATTGTAGCACCTCCCAAAGCGGGCAAGACGCTCCTCCTGAAAGAAATTGCCAACAGCATCTCCACCAACAATCCTGAGATTGCACTGTTTGTTCTGCTGATCGATGAACGTCCGGAGGAAGTGACGGATATGCAGCGTTCAGTCAAAGGTGAGGTCGTGGCTTCAACGTTCGATGAGCTGCCGGAGAATCATATCAAGGTGGCTGAGCTTGTGCTGCAGCGCGCGCTGCGTCTGGTAGAGCACAAGAAGGATGTCGTCATTCTGCTGGACAGCATCACCCGTCTCGCCCGGGCCTATAATCTAGTGGTTCCGCCGTCCGGACGGACGCTCAGCGGGGGGATTGACCCTGCGGCCTTCCACCGGCCGAAGCGCTTCTTCGGTTCCGCGCGTAACGTGGAGGAAGGCGGCAGCCTGACGATTCTGGCCACCGCGCTGGTGGATACCGGGTCGCGTATGGATGATATTATCTATGAAGAATTCAAAGGAACAGGGAACATGGAGCTGCATCTGGACCGCAAGCTGGCGGAACGCCGGATCTTCCCTGCGATCGATATCCGCCGTTCGGGTACACGCCGTGAAGAAGTGCTGCTGTCCAAGGAAGAGCTGGATACCATCTGGTCGATCCGCAAGAATATGAACGAATCGTATGACTTCGTAGAAGGCTTCCTCAAGAAGCTGCGTGACAGTAAGACGAATGCTGAGTTCCTGGCTTCCTTTGATGTAGCCGGCAACAAGGAATCCCAATCGGCAAGCGGCACGGCCAGCAAGGGCGGAACGTCGAACAGCGGGGCATCTGCCCGCCGTACTACCCGGCCTAAGGCACCGACTGTGCCTACAACCTAA
- a CDS encoding radical SAM protein: MYLVYADEQGNVYDHPELYALARSGDMIVEMLEEELIPLPEGATLVGLPCTWAVGMNPETGEMLPLPEGSQAVGALLPQGYTRLCLPGYVKTDKSYKLPLFGYSAVVWKDGRFYVAADLTDDPEQWNPLNCDRELVKAGVGDLTAKYPENRLYGHLSNCALGYECLTSSNTFLGRWEGAVPVSYSCNAGCFGCISEQPDDSGFVSPQTRMNFRPTVSEISQVMLEHLKTPQSIVSFGQGCEGEPSTQAKLIIESIREVRAITDMGYININTNAGLSDHIRGIVDAGLDLMRVSTISALDDHYNAYYKPRGYTLANVEKSLKYAASQGVYTSINYLIFPGVTDREEEIEAMVEFVRRTDLKLIQMRNLNIDPESYLALIPPAQGEILGMKTMLEIFREELPGVVIGSFTHVPPAELARAKQRSVRI; encoded by the coding sequence ATGTATCTGGTATATGCTGACGAGCAAGGAAACGTATATGATCATCCCGAGCTGTATGCTCTTGCCCGCAGCGGCGATATGATTGTCGAGATGCTGGAGGAAGAGCTGATTCCGCTGCCTGAAGGGGCCACTCTGGTGGGACTTCCCTGTACGTGGGCGGTGGGGATGAATCCTGAGACAGGCGAGATGCTGCCGCTGCCGGAAGGCTCCCAGGCGGTCGGGGCGCTGCTGCCGCAGGGATATACCCGTCTGTGTCTTCCGGGTTATGTCAAGACAGACAAGTCGTATAAGCTTCCGCTCTTCGGTTATTCCGCAGTGGTGTGGAAGGATGGCCGGTTCTATGTGGCGGCTGATCTGACTGATGATCCGGAGCAGTGGAATCCTCTGAATTGCGACCGGGAGCTAGTGAAGGCCGGTGTGGGTGACCTGACGGCCAAATATCCCGAGAACCGTCTGTACGGCCATTTATCCAACTGTGCGCTGGGCTATGAATGCCTGACTTCATCGAATACCTTCCTGGGCCGGTGGGAGGGAGCGGTTCCTGTCTCCTATTCCTGTAATGCCGGATGCTTCGGCTGCATCTCGGAACAGCCGGATGACAGCGGATTTGTATCCCCGCAGACGCGGATGAACTTCCGTCCTACGGTGAGTGAAATCTCCCAAGTTATGCTGGAGCACCTGAAGACGCCCCAGTCGATCGTCAGCTTCGGACAAGGCTGTGAAGGGGAGCCTTCCACCCAGGCCAAGCTGATCATTGAGTCTATCCGTGAGGTGCGCGCCATCACCGATATGGGCTATATCAATATCAATACGAATGCCGGGCTGAGCGATCATATCCGCGGGATTGTCGATGCCGGCCTTGACCTGATGCGGGTCAGCACAATCAGTGCTCTGGATGACCATTATAATGCGTATTACAAGCCGCGCGGGTATACATTGGCTAATGTTGAGAAGTCTCTCAAATATGCGGCATCCCAAGGCGTTTACACTTCCATCAACTATCTGATCTTCCCCGGGGTTACCGACCGTGAGGAAGAGATTGAGGCGATGGTTGAATTCGTCAGACGTACAGATCTGAAGCTGATTCAGATGCGGAATCTGAATATTGACCCGGAGAGTTATCTGGCGCTCATTCCGCCGGCGCAAGGCGAGATTCTTGGCATGAAGACGATGCTTGAGATTTTCCGGGAGGAGCTTCCTGGCGTGGTCATCGGCTCCTTCACCCATGTTCCGCCTGCTGAGCTGGCCCGCGCGAAGCAGCGCAGTGTACGGATCTAG
- the rpmE gene encoding 50S ribosomal protein L31 has translation MQTAIQPKYNVTKVTCSCGNTFETGSVKQELKVEICSSCHPFYTGKQKFLDAGGRVDKFKKKYGI, from the coding sequence ATGCAAACAGCCATTCAACCCAAGTACAACGTAACGAAGGTGACCTGCTCTTGCGGCAACACGTTTGAGACAGGCTCGGTTAAGCAGGAGCTTAAAGTCGAAATTTGCTCCAGCTGTCATCCGTTCTACACCGGCAAGCAGAAGTTCCTGGATGCCGGCGGCCGTGTTGACAAATTCAAGAAGAAATACGGAATTTAA
- the dnaX gene encoding DNA polymerase III subunit gamma/tau: MEHIALYRAWRPQSFQDMVGQQHIIQTLQNAIREQRVSHAYLFSGPRGTGKTSAAKVLAKAVNCERGPGPEPCNECPSCLRITAGNIMDVQEIDAASNRGVEEIRDLRDKVKYAPTEVRRKVYIIDEVHMLTTEAFNALLKTLEEPPQHVMFILATTEPHKLPATIISRCQRFDFRRVSLEEQTGRLTEICRKEGISADDDALQYIARLSDGGMRDALSILDQISSFTDGKVTYQQVLGMTGGIPSEQFARLAAAILEGDMGQLLELVEQLMHEGKSADKCLENLLYYFRDLLMIKMVPGADQLTDRVLNPADFRDMAAAYSRERLFVIVETLSRYLGEMKYASHPQTIFEVALMKLCSSGSTAGDAAGIPAADAVMPAAAGAAGAAQPGELEQLKRQIGALEKKLEQAIQAGGVGGGREQAAPQRTAAPPSAPRVSAPSKLPPQLDKFIASKDSSDFGEVYKQWSHVLQGVKEEKVTVHAWFVDGEPVSVMDDAVLVAFKNTIHRDTTEKPANRQVIEHVLNAKLGKPYRLVTMMMKDWSEAATKSASGATEELRLEHEHEAVEAKSEPWIDEAIQLFGEDLVVIKE; encoded by the coding sequence GTGGAACATATCGCGCTGTACCGTGCCTGGCGGCCGCAGTCGTTTCAAGATATGGTGGGGCAGCAGCATATTATCCAGACCCTGCAGAATGCCATCCGCGAACAGCGGGTGTCGCATGCCTACCTGTTCAGCGGTCCGCGGGGAACCGGTAAGACCAGTGCTGCCAAGGTATTGGCCAAGGCAGTCAACTGTGAGCGGGGACCCGGTCCGGAGCCGTGTAACGAATGCCCGTCCTGTCTGCGGATTACCGCTGGCAACATCATGGATGTCCAGGAGATCGATGCGGCGTCCAACCGGGGCGTAGAAGAGATCCGCGATCTTCGGGATAAGGTGAAATATGCGCCTACTGAAGTCCGCCGTAAAGTGTATATTATTGACGAAGTGCATATGCTGACAACAGAGGCATTCAATGCCTTGCTTAAGACACTGGAGGAGCCGCCGCAGCATGTGATGTTCATTCTGGCGACCACCGAGCCCCATAAGCTGCCGGCCACGATTATATCCCGCTGTCAGCGGTTTGATTTCCGCCGGGTCTCGCTGGAGGAGCAGACCGGACGCCTGACGGAGATCTGCCGGAAGGAAGGCATCTCAGCCGATGACGATGCCCTTCAGTATATTGCCCGCCTGTCAGACGGTGGGATGCGGGATGCGCTGAGCATTCTCGACCAGATCTCTTCGTTCACTGACGGGAAGGTAACCTACCAGCAGGTGCTGGGCATGACCGGGGGGATTCCCTCCGAGCAGTTCGCCCGGCTGGCGGCTGCGATTCTTGAAGGCGACATGGGACAGCTGCTGGAGCTTGTAGAGCAGCTCATGCATGAAGGCAAGAGCGCGGATAAGTGTCTGGAGAATCTTTTGTATTATTTCCGCGACTTGCTTATGATCAAGATGGTGCCCGGAGCAGACCAGCTGACGGACCGGGTGCTGAATCCGGCTGATTTCCGTGACATGGCTGCGGCCTACAGCCGTGAGCGGCTGTTCGTGATTGTGGAGACGCTGAGCCGTTATCTGGGTGAGATGAAGTATGCCTCGCATCCGCAGACGATCTTTGAGGTGGCGCTGATGAAGCTGTGCAGCAGCGGATCAACTGCGGGAGATGCGGCGGGGATTCCGGCTGCAGACGCGGTGATGCCTGCAGCGGCGGGTGCCGCGGGGGCGGCCCAGCCGGGTGAGCTGGAGCAGCTCAAGCGGCAGATTGGGGCGCTGGAGAAGAAGCTGGAGCAGGCGATTCAAGCCGGCGGCGTCGGCGGAGGGCGCGAGCAGGCGGCCCCGCAGAGGACGGCTGCACCTCCAAGCGCCCCGCGGGTATCCGCGCCATCGAAGCTTCCGCCGCAACTCGACAAGTTCATCGCGAGTAAGGACAGCTCTGACTTCGGCGAGGTGTATAAGCAGTGGAGTCACGTGCTGCAGGGTGTGAAGGAAGAGAAGGTTACGGTTCATGCCTGGTTCGTCGACGGGGAGCCGGTATCGGTGATGGATGATGCAGTGCTGGTCGCCTTCAAGAACACCATTCACCGGGATACGACGGAGAAGCCGGCGAATCGGCAGGTCATTGAGCATGTGCTGAATGCCAAGCTGGGCAAGCCTTACCGGCTGGTCACCATGATGATGAAGGACTGGAGCGAGGCTGCGACCAAATCCGCCTCCGGTGCCACAGAAGAGCTGCGTCTGGAGCATGAGCATGAAGCCGTTGAAGCGAAGTCTGAACCATGGATTGACGAGGCGATCCAGCTCTTTGGAGAAGACCTTGTTGTCATAAAAGAATAA
- a CDS encoding YbaB/EbfC family nucleoid-associated protein has product MNNMNQMMKQVKKMQEQMLKAQEELGNKTIEGSSGGGVVTVQVNGHKKLLSIQIKPEVVDPEDIEMLQDLVITAVNDALTQAEELANNDMGKFTGGMKIPGLF; this is encoded by the coding sequence ATGAATAATATGAACCAAATGATGAAGCAGGTCAAAAAAATGCAGGAGCAGATGCTCAAAGCCCAGGAGGAACTGGGGAATAAGACGATCGAAGGTTCATCCGGAGGCGGCGTGGTTACCGTACAGGTGAACGGCCACAAGAAATTGCTATCCATTCAGATCAAGCCGGAGGTTGTTGATCCGGAGGATATCGAAATGCTCCAGGATCTCGTAATCACTGCTGTTAATGATGCTCTGACCCAGGCTGAAGAGTTGGCTAACAACGATATGGGTAAATTCACCGGCGGAATGAAGATTCCTGGCCTGTTCTAG
- the recR gene encoding recombination mediator RecR yields the protein MYYPEPLAKLIEAFTRLPGIGPKTAARLAFHVLNMKEDEVIDFAKALVSVKRNLHYCSVCCNITDTDPCRICQDKTRDASVICVVQDSKDLVAIERTKEYGGYYHVLQGAISPMEGIGPDDIRLKELLTRLSDERVKELIMATNPNIEGEATAMYISRLVRPFELKITRIAHGLPVGGDLEYADEVTLSKALEGRRELF from the coding sequence TTGTATTATCCCGAACCGCTAGCCAAGCTGATTGAAGCTTTCACGCGTTTGCCCGGTATCGGCCCGAAGACGGCTGCCCGGCTGGCCTTTCATGTGCTGAACATGAAGGAGGATGAGGTGATTGATTTCGCCAAAGCCCTGGTCAGCGTCAAACGGAATCTTCATTATTGCTCGGTCTGCTGCAACATTACTGATACCGACCCGTGCCGGATCTGCCAGGACAAAACCCGCGATGCTTCCGTTATCTGTGTGGTTCAGGACTCCAAGGATCTGGTTGCTATTGAACGGACCAAAGAATATGGCGGCTACTACCATGTGCTTCAAGGCGCGATATCCCCGATGGAGGGGATAGGGCCGGATGATATCCGGCTGAAGGAGCTGCTGACCCGGCTCAGTGATGAGCGGGTGAAGGAGCTGATTATGGCGACTAATCCCAACATTGAGGGGGAGGCGACGGCCATGTATATTTCACGCCTGGTCCGTCCGTTCGAGCTGAAGATCACCAGAATAGCGCATGGCTTGCCGGTAGGCGGGGATCTGGAGTACGCGGACGAGGTCACCCTGTCGAAGGCGCTGGAAGGCCGCCGTGAGCTGTTCTGA
- a CDS encoding pro-sigmaK processing inhibitor BofA family protein has protein sequence MLRLLAIAVLIVSGVLLLLTVFRHKLGWAWLSVFGTHLILAALAIYIVNFSGVVTNLHVPLNPATIGTVTILGLPGVLLLLGLKLTLF, from the coding sequence ATGCTGAGATTATTGGCTATAGCTGTACTGATTGTATCGGGTGTTCTGCTGCTGCTGACGGTATTCCGGCATAAGCTGGGCTGGGCATGGCTGAGTGTATTCGGCACTCATCTGATATTGGCTGCGCTGGCGATATACATTGTTAATTTTTCCGGTGTTGTAACGAATCTGCATGTTCCGCTCAATCCCGCCACGATAGGGACGGTAACCATCCTCGGACTGCCTGGAGTGCTCCTGCTGCTGGGCTTAAAATTAACTTTGTTCTAG